From Pandoraea norimbergensis, the proteins below share one genomic window:
- a CDS encoding efflux RND transporter periplasmic adaptor subunit produces MNKKPLVIGIAGLFAAAALLGAGYVAGKREAAPMSTSPSATTTADGKADAAPTGTAARKVLYWHDPMQPNQHFDKPGKSPFMDMQLVPVYADEAASNGIKINADLQQNLGIRYATVRRQAVSESFEAVGSTQFDESQADVVQSRVTGYIDRLYASAPMQRVKQGAPIASLYVPDWLPPQEEYLALKRSHMDDGMLAAARARMRALSIPDGLISALDRTGTVQTHVVLPAPRAGVLTELNVRNGAMVTPGQTLAKVAGLAKLWVIVDIPEAMAARVQPGMTIDATLATDASQHITGRIREILPGINPNSRTLAARLELDNADGKLTPGMWLRVRIVGQAVAPRLLVPSKAIIATGKRTVVIVQNGDGRLQPVNVTVGGDFGNDTEILSGLSDGQRVVASGQFLIDSEASLKSVLPIADAVSPTAPDKPASAPAAAGSSASPTYETTGKVESVTPEGITFSHQPVPALGWPAMTMSFGKSSPTAFADVKPGQTLHFVFRQTDDGYQLTKVEPVGGGQR; encoded by the coding sequence ATGAACAAAAAACCTCTGGTCATCGGTATTGCCGGATTATTTGCGGCCGCTGCGCTGCTCGGTGCGGGCTATGTTGCAGGCAAGCGCGAAGCGGCGCCGATGTCGACATCGCCGTCGGCAACCACAACGGCTGACGGCAAGGCCGACGCCGCGCCGACCGGCACCGCCGCGCGCAAGGTGCTGTACTGGCACGATCCGATGCAGCCGAATCAGCACTTCGACAAGCCCGGCAAATCGCCCTTCATGGACATGCAACTGGTGCCGGTCTATGCCGACGAAGCGGCCTCGAACGGCATCAAGATCAATGCTGATCTACAGCAGAATCTGGGCATCCGCTACGCGACGGTCCGTCGGCAGGCGGTCAGCGAAAGCTTCGAGGCGGTGGGCAGTACTCAATTCGACGAGTCGCAGGCGGACGTCGTCCAGTCGCGCGTGACCGGCTACATCGACCGCCTGTATGCGAGTGCGCCGATGCAACGGGTGAAGCAAGGCGCGCCGATTGCGTCGCTGTACGTGCCGGACTGGTTGCCGCCGCAAGAGGAGTACCTCGCGCTCAAACGCAGCCACATGGATGACGGCATGCTCGCCGCCGCGCGCGCCCGCATGCGCGCTTTGTCCATTCCCGATGGATTGATTTCGGCGTTGGATCGGACCGGCACGGTGCAAACGCACGTTGTGTTGCCGGCCCCGCGTGCCGGGGTGCTGACCGAGTTGAACGTGCGCAACGGGGCGATGGTCACGCCGGGGCAGACGCTGGCGAAAGTCGCCGGCCTCGCAAAGCTCTGGGTCATCGTCGACATTCCCGAGGCGATGGCCGCCCGCGTGCAGCCGGGCATGACCATCGACGCCACGTTGGCCACCGACGCGTCACAACACATCACCGGCCGGATTCGCGAAATTCTGCCGGGCATCAACCCGAACAGCCGCACACTGGCCGCCCGCCTTGAACTCGACAACGCCGATGGCAAGCTCACGCCCGGCATGTGGCTCCGCGTTCGCATCGTGGGCCAAGCGGTGGCCCCGCGCTTGCTCGTGCCTTCCAAGGCGATCATCGCCACCGGCAAACGCACGGTCGTCATCGTCCAGAACGGCGACGGCCGTCTGCAACCGGTCAACGTCACGGTCGGCGGCGACTTCGGCAACGACACAGAGATCCTGAGCGGACTGAGCGACGGCCAGCGCGTCGTGGCGTCGGGTCAATTCCTCATCGACTCGGAGGCCAGCCTGAAATCGGTGTTGCCTATCGCGGACGCCGTGTCGCCAACGGCACCCGACAAGCCCGCCAGCGCACCGGCGGCTGCCGGGTCGAGTGCATCGCCGACGTACGAAACGACGGGCAAGGTCGAATCGGTCACCCCCGAGGGAATCACGTTTTCGCATCAACCCGTACCGGCGCTCGGCTGGCCCGCGATGACGATGTCGTTCGGCAAATCGTCGCCCACGGCCTTTGCCGACGTGAAACCGGGCCAGACGCTGCACTTCGTGTTCCGGCAAACGGACGACGGCTACCAACTGACGAAGGTCGAGCCTGTCGGCGGAGGCCAGCGATGA
- a CDS encoding efflux RND transporter permease subunit — protein sequence MIARIIHWSIHNRFLVLLATLLVAAWGVYSLARTPLDALPDLSDTQVIIKASYPGKAPQVIEDQVTYPLTTTLLGVPGAKTIRAYSSFGDAFIYVLFDDKTDQYWARSRVLEYLNQVQSRLPQGATVALGPDATGVGWVYEYALVDRTGKHDLGQLRALNDWFIKFELKSVPDVAEVASLGGMVRQYQVVLDPDKLRAYGITHSAVIDALTKANQASGGSVVEMAESEYMVRSTGYLQTLDDFRHIPLRSDDAGTPVLLGDVARIQIGPEMRRGIAELNGEGEVAGGVIVMRSGKNALTTIDGVKARLADLKKSLPPGVEVVTTYDRSQLIERAVDNLKDKLIEEFIIVGLVCAVFLFHLRSAFVAILSLPLGVLAAFIVMRYQGVNANLMSLGGIAIAIGAMIDAAIVMIENAHKHLEAFEHAHPATPLTGAKRWQLIADSAAEVGPALFFSLLIITLSFIPVFSLEGQEGKLFSPLAFTKTYTIAAAAGLSVTLVPVLMGYLIRGRIPHEASNPINRVLIRLYRPLLERTLRRPWVTIGIAVVALMLTAIPISRLGGEFLPPLDEGDLLYMPTALPGISAAKATELLQQTDRLIKTVPEVATVFGKSGRADTATDPAPLEMFETTIQFKPRSEWRPGMTPEKLVDELDRTVKVPGLSNVWVPPIRNRLDMLSTGIKTPVGVKISGPDLTQIDKIATQVEAAVKPVPGVTSALAERLNGGRYIDVDVNRQAAARYNLSVADVQSVVSSAIGGENVGEVIAGRERFPINVRYPREVRDSLESLRQLPVVTDRGAQIRLADVADIKLTDGPPMIRSENARLAGYVYVDIRDTDLQTAVKAMQHAVAQKVVLPPGYSIAWSGQFEYLERAATTLRTVIPITLAVIFILLFLTFNSAADAALLMSTVPFALVGGFWLIWMLGHAVSVATSVGFIALAGVAAEFGVVMLLYLKGALNRRLALGEPLSEAMLSDAIREGAVLRVRPKAMTVAVVLAGLVPIMVGHGTGSEVMQRIAAPMVGGMVTAPLLSMFVIPAAWFLLQRRRLRQAQRAGPDATPPVVSSGTEVPSITSGEMQ from the coding sequence ATGATTGCGCGCATCATTCATTGGTCGATTCACAACCGCTTTCTCGTGTTGCTGGCGACCCTACTCGTCGCGGCGTGGGGCGTGTATTCGCTTGCGCGAACGCCGCTCGATGCCCTCCCCGATCTGTCGGACACGCAGGTCATCATCAAGGCGTCGTATCCGGGCAAGGCACCGCAGGTCATCGAAGATCAGGTGACCTACCCGCTGACGACAACGTTGCTCGGCGTGCCGGGTGCCAAGACGATTCGCGCGTATTCGTCGTTCGGCGATGCCTTCATCTACGTGCTCTTCGACGACAAGACCGACCAGTACTGGGCGCGCTCGCGCGTGCTCGAGTACCTCAATCAGGTGCAAAGCCGCTTGCCGCAAGGCGCGACCGTAGCTCTTGGACCGGATGCCACGGGCGTGGGCTGGGTCTACGAGTACGCGCTCGTCGACCGCACCGGCAAACATGACTTGGGACAGTTGCGCGCGCTCAACGACTGGTTCATCAAGTTCGAGCTGAAGTCGGTGCCGGACGTTGCCGAGGTGGCGTCGCTTGGCGGGATGGTCCGGCAGTATCAGGTCGTCCTCGATCCGGACAAGCTGCGCGCCTACGGCATCACGCACAGTGCCGTGATCGACGCGTTGACGAAGGCCAATCAGGCCTCGGGCGGCTCGGTGGTGGAAATGGCCGAATCGGAATACATGGTCCGCTCCACCGGCTATCTTCAAACGCTCGACGATTTCCGCCACATCCCGCTGCGCAGCGACGACGCAGGCACGCCGGTACTGCTCGGCGATGTGGCACGCATCCAGATCGGCCCCGAAATGCGGCGTGGCATCGCTGAATTGAACGGCGAAGGTGAAGTTGCCGGCGGGGTCATCGTCATGCGCTCGGGCAAGAACGCGTTGACGACGATCGATGGCGTCAAGGCCCGGCTGGCTGACCTGAAGAAGTCGCTGCCGCCGGGTGTCGAGGTAGTCACGACGTACGACCGGTCGCAACTGATCGAGCGCGCGGTCGACAACCTCAAAGACAAGCTGATCGAAGAGTTCATCATCGTCGGGCTGGTCTGCGCGGTCTTTCTGTTCCATTTGCGCAGCGCGTTCGTTGCCATCTTGTCATTGCCGCTGGGCGTGCTGGCCGCCTTCATCGTCATGCGCTATCAGGGCGTGAACGCCAACCTGATGTCGTTGGGCGGTATCGCCATCGCCATTGGCGCGATGATCGACGCGGCCATCGTCATGATCGAGAACGCGCACAAGCATCTGGAAGCGTTCGAGCATGCGCACCCCGCCACGCCCCTCACCGGGGCGAAGCGATGGCAGTTGATCGCCGATTCGGCCGCCGAAGTCGGGCCAGCGTTGTTCTTCTCGCTGCTGATCATCACGCTGTCGTTCATCCCGGTGTTCTCACTCGAAGGACAGGAAGGCAAGCTGTTCTCGCCGCTCGCGTTCACCAAGACCTACACGATCGCAGCGGCGGCCGGGCTGTCGGTAACGCTCGTACCGGTGCTGATGGGCTACCTGATTCGCGGGCGCATTCCGCACGAGGCGTCCAATCCCATCAATCGGGTCTTGATCCGGCTCTACCGGCCATTGCTGGAGCGAACCCTGCGGCGTCCGTGGGTCACCATCGGCATCGCCGTCGTGGCGCTGATGCTGACGGCGATCCCTATTTCGCGGCTGGGCGGTGAGTTTCTGCCGCCGCTCGACGAAGGCGACTTGCTCTACATGCCGACCGCGTTGCCGGGCATTTCGGCAGCCAAAGCTACGGAATTGCTCCAGCAGACGGACCGCCTGATCAAGACTGTGCCGGAAGTTGCGACCGTCTTTGGCAAATCGGGGCGCGCGGATACAGCCACGGACCCGGCGCCGCTGGAAATGTTCGAGACCACGATTCAGTTCAAGCCGCGCAGCGAATGGCGGCCGGGCATGACGCCGGAGAAGCTGGTCGATGAACTGGACCGCACGGTCAAGGTGCCGGGGTTATCGAACGTCTGGGTGCCGCCCATCCGGAACCGGCTCGACATGCTGTCTACCGGCATCAAGACCCCCGTGGGCGTGAAGATCTCAGGGCCCGATCTCACGCAGATCGACAAGATCGCCACGCAAGTCGAGGCGGCGGTGAAGCCGGTGCCGGGTGTGACGTCGGCGCTTGCAGAGCGTCTGAACGGTGGCCGCTACATCGATGTGGACGTCAACCGGCAGGCGGCAGCCCGCTACAACCTGTCGGTGGCAGACGTGCAGTCGGTCGTGTCGTCAGCGATTGGCGGCGAGAACGTCGGCGAAGTGATCGCGGGCCGGGAGCGGTTTCCCATCAACGTGCGGTATCCCCGGGAAGTTCGCGATTCGCTTGAGTCGCTGCGGCAGTTGCCGGTCGTCACCGACCGGGGCGCGCAGATCCGGCTGGCCGATGTGGCCGATATCAAGCTCACCGACGGGCCGCCCATGATCCGCAGCGAAAATGCCCGGCTGGCCGGCTACGTCTACGTGGACATTCGGGACACCGATCTTCAGACGGCGGTCAAGGCCATGCAGCACGCGGTGGCACAGAAGGTCGTGCTGCCGCCGGGCTATTCCATCGCGTGGTCGGGTCAGTTCGAATATCTGGAACGTGCCGCCACGACACTGCGCACGGTGATTCCGATCACACTCGCAGTCATCTTTATCCTCCTGTTCCTCACATTCAACTCGGCGGCAGACGCCGCCCTGCTGATGTCGACGGTGCCCTTCGCACTGGTCGGCGGCTTCTGGCTCATCTGGATGCTGGGTCACGCCGTGTCGGTCGCCACGTCGGTCGGCTTCATCGCGCTGGCCGGTGTCGCGGCGGAATTCGGCGTCGTGATGCTGCTGTATCTGAAGGGCGCCCTCAACCGCCGGTTGGCCCTCGGCGAACCGTTGAGCGAAGCCATGCTCAGTGACGCCATTCGCGAAGGCGCCGTGCTGCGGGTGCGTCCGAAAGCCATGACGGTGGCCGTCGTGCTCGCCGGTCTTGTACCGATCATGGTCGGACATGGCACCGGTTCGGAAGTCATGCAGCGCATTGCCGCGCCGATGGTCGGCGGCATGGTCACGGCACCGTTGCTCTCAATGTTCGTTATCCCCGCCGCCTGGTTCTTACTCCAGCGTCGCCGCTTGCGACAAGCGCAGCGCGCTGGCCCCGATGCAACACCCCCGGTTGTTTCCTCTGGCACAGAAGTGCCTTCCATTACCTCTGGAGAAATGCAATGA
- a CDS encoding copper-binding protein: protein MKMTSMTMLAMTVLAASSTAAFAAGDMGNMSNMGNMNGMAMSPSAQGTKPAAAGQLTDAVVRKTDTATGMVTIKHGPLENVGMPAMTMAFKTRDAAMAAQVHEGDKVKVRVENVNGTMTIVRMEKQN, encoded by the coding sequence ATGAAGATGACGTCAATGACGATGCTGGCGATGACAGTGCTTGCCGCGAGTTCGACCGCCGCCTTTGCGGCAGGCGATATGGGCAACATGAGCAACATGGGCAATATGAACGGCATGGCCATGTCGCCGTCGGCGCAAGGCACCAAGCCCGCCGCCGCAGGACAGCTCACGGATGCCGTGGTGCGCAAAACGGACACCGCCACGGGGATGGTCACCATCAAGCACGGGCCGCTGGAGAACGTCGGCATGCCGGCGATGACGATGGCGTTCAAGACCCGCGATGCCGCCATGGCCGCGCAGGTACATGAGGGCGACAAGGTCAAGGTGCGCGTGGAGAACGTGAACGGCACCATGACCATCGTCAGGATGGAAAAGCAGAACTAA
- the epsC gene encoding serine O-acetyltransferase EpsC, whose product MAAFDIDDVVTSLHAARVRWRERQRRFLEPGGRDLPSRERLADVVGLLKGVLFPMRLGPLELHQQGENYYVGHALASALNGLAEQVRLEWRYKDRHDTDIDATLVEERAHVAVQEFARRLPQIRELLDCDVLAAYQGDPAAGSVDEVLLCYPGIHAMIHHRLAHELYRLELPLLARIIAEQAHSETGIDIHPGAQIGAGFFIDHGTGVVIGETAILGQRVRVYQAVTLGAKRFPADDDGNPRKGLARHPIVEDNVVIYAGATILGRVTIGQGSVIGGNVWLTQDVPSYSNITQAKSRSEAGASSRDENDRL is encoded by the coding sequence GTGGCAGCGTTTGATATTGACGACGTCGTTACCTCATTGCACGCCGCGCGCGTTCGCTGGCGCGAACGGCAACGGCGTTTTCTCGAACCCGGCGGGCGCGACCTGCCGTCACGCGAGCGACTCGCCGACGTTGTCGGGTTGCTCAAGGGCGTACTGTTTCCGATGCGGCTCGGCCCGCTCGAACTCCACCAGCAGGGCGAAAACTACTACGTCGGCCATGCGCTTGCCAGTGCACTGAACGGCTTGGCGGAACAGGTGCGGCTTGAGTGGCGATACAAAGACCGGCACGACACCGACATCGACGCGACGCTGGTGGAAGAGCGCGCCCACGTGGCGGTTCAGGAGTTTGCACGGCGCCTGCCGCAGATTCGCGAACTGCTCGATTGCGACGTGCTGGCGGCCTATCAGGGCGACCCGGCAGCAGGCAGCGTGGATGAGGTGCTGCTGTGCTATCCGGGCATTCACGCGATGATTCACCATCGTCTCGCGCATGAACTGTACCGGCTCGAGCTGCCGCTGCTCGCCCGCATCATTGCCGAACAGGCGCACTCGGAAACAGGCATCGATATTCATCCCGGCGCACAGATCGGTGCGGGTTTCTTCATCGATCACGGCACGGGTGTGGTGATTGGCGAGACGGCCATTCTGGGCCAGCGCGTACGGGTGTATCAGGCGGTGACGCTCGGCGCCAAACGCTTCCCGGCGGACGACGACGGCAATCCGCGCAAGGGCCTCGCGCGCCATCCGATTGTGGAAGACAACGTCGTCATCTACGCGGGCGCGACGATTCTCGGTCGCGTCACCATCGGTCAGGGTTCGGTCATTGGCGGGAACGTCTGGCTCACGCAAGACGTGCCGTCGTACAGCAACATCACGCAGGCCAAGTCGCGCAGCGAAGCTGGCGCGTCGTCGCGGGACGAGAACGACCGGCTTTGA
- a CDS encoding ABC transporter permease → MYPRTPRRATTRAEVVEAEAESNVSVDTQPNRWAIPVTVWRKLAIGIVLIVLWEVAARLVDNDLLLPGAGATARAWWDGWVSGELLSRTAASLWVLLRGYALGVLCAFALTSLAMASATGRDLLALLTGMFNPLPSIALLPLALLWFGLGTGSLLFVLVHAVLWPLALSIYTGFEAVSPTLRMIGRNYGLSGLRQVAWILTPAALPSVLSGLRVGWAFAWRTLIAAELVFGANTGGGGLGWYIYQNRNELYTDRVFAGLLTVIVIGLIVEHLVFDTLARVTVRRWGMQTA, encoded by the coding sequence ATTTATCCGCGTACGCCGCGCCGTGCCACCACGCGCGCAGAGGTCGTCGAGGCCGAAGCCGAGTCAAACGTATCCGTCGATACTCAGCCGAACCGATGGGCGATCCCCGTCACCGTCTGGCGCAAGCTTGCCATTGGCATCGTGCTGATCGTGCTGTGGGAAGTCGCAGCACGCCTGGTCGATAACGATCTGCTCCTGCCGGGGGCGGGCGCCACGGCCCGTGCTTGGTGGGACGGATGGGTCAGCGGCGAGTTACTGAGCCGTACCGCCGCGTCGCTGTGGGTGTTGCTGCGTGGCTACGCGCTGGGGGTGCTCTGTGCCTTCGCGCTGACGTCGCTCGCGATGGCCAGTGCAACCGGGCGGGATCTGCTGGCGCTACTGACCGGCATGTTCAACCCGTTGCCCTCCATCGCGTTGCTACCGTTGGCACTGCTGTGGTTCGGGCTGGGCACGGGCAGCTTGCTCTTCGTTCTCGTACACGCGGTACTATGGCCGCTGGCGTTGAGCATCTACACCGGTTTTGAGGCGGTTTCGCCGACGCTGCGCATGATCGGGCGCAACTACGGACTCTCCGGATTGCGGCAGGTGGCGTGGATTCTCACCCCGGCGGCACTGCCTTCGGTACTGTCGGGGCTGCGGGTCGGCTGGGCGTTTGCGTGGCGCACGTTGATCGCCGCAGAACTGGTGTTCGGTGCGAATACGGGCGGCGGCGGGCTGGGGTGGTACATCTACCAGAACCGCAACGAGCTTTATACCGATCGCGTGTTTGCCGGTTTGCTGACGGTGATCGTGATCGGGCTCATCGTCGAGCATCTGGTCTTCGACACGCTGGCGCGCGTGACCGTGCGGCGCTGGGGCATGCAGACGGCGTGA
- a CDS encoding ABC transporter ATP-binding protein, whose protein sequence is MAVVLEVSGLDIEFRSHGRRVQAVSEVSFDVHDGDRFVLLGPSGCGKSTLLKTIAGFVNPTRGEIRLDGQRIDKPGIDRMVVFQEFDQLAPWKTVVQNVMFPLRAALRLSRQEARERALETLDKVGLSRYANAFPHTLSGGMKQRVAIARALAVRPRVLLMDEPFAALDALTRSRMQEELLRLWDDTRVTLIFVTHSIEEALIVGNRIVLLDAQPGRLRAELDAGAFSLDDVGTPAFQRAATRIHDLLFGEDEPVPRQYGKEAL, encoded by the coding sequence ATGGCGGTGGTGCTGGAGGTCAGCGGCCTCGATATCGAGTTTCGCAGCCATGGGCGGCGTGTACAGGCGGTGAGCGAGGTGTCGTTCGATGTTCATGACGGCGATCGCTTCGTGCTGCTCGGGCCGTCCGGCTGCGGCAAATCGACCTTGCTCAAGACCATTGCCGGGTTTGTGAACCCGACGCGTGGCGAGATTCGGCTCGATGGGCAACGCATCGACAAGCCCGGCATCGATCGCATGGTCGTGTTTCAGGAGTTCGATCAACTAGCGCCGTGGAAGACGGTTGTGCAGAACGTCATGTTTCCGTTGCGTGCGGCGTTGAGGCTTTCCCGGCAGGAAGCGCGTGAGCGAGCGTTGGAGACTTTGGATAAGGTCGGACTCTCGCGCTATGCCAACGCCTTTCCGCACACGCTGTCTGGCGGCATGAAGCAGCGTGTGGCGATTGCCCGCGCGCTCGCGGTGCGCCCGCGTGTGCTGCTCATGGACGAGCCGTTCGCCGCGCTCGATGCGCTGACCCGCTCCCGTATGCAGGAGGAGCTTCTGCGACTGTGGGACGACACGCGTGTGACGCTCATCTTCGTGACCCATTCCATTGAAGAGGCCCTGATTGTGGGCAACCGCATTGTCTTGCTCGACGCCCAGCCCGGCCGTCTGCGTGCAGAACTCGATGCAGGTGCGTTCTCGCTCGACGACGTGGGTACACCCGCGTTTCAGCGAGCCGCAACCCGCATTCATGATCTGTTGTTCGGCGAGGATGAGCCGGTGCCGCGCCAATACGGCAAGGAGGCGTTGTGA
- a CDS encoding ABC transporter substrate-binding protein has product MRFANSLQYNLAPSHLTQRFKLPGIRRHVLRILLIGLSLTTAVPAAHAEGRIRIAEQFGIVYLLLNVVRDQQLIEQEGRKLGVDVKVDWAKLSGGAAINDALLSGAIDIAGAGVGPLITVWDRTYGRQNVKGVASLGSLPYYLISNNPKVRTIADFTEKDRIALPAVSVSVQSRVLQYAAAKQWGDGSFDRLDKLTQTMAHPDAAAAIIAGGTEITGHFGTPPFQEQELAANPNAHIVLDSYEVLGGPSSATVLYTTEKYRNDNPKTYRAFVLALARAADFVKHQPEAAADIYIRVNQAKTDKKLLVSIIKDPKVDFSITPQNTLGLAQFMQRVGAVRHKPVSWRDYFFAEPALGQGS; this is encoded by the coding sequence ATGCGTTTTGCCAATTCCCTTCAGTACAATCTCGCGCCTTCGCATCTAACCCAACGCTTCAAACTGCCCGGCATTCGTCGACACGTGCTGCGTATCCTGCTGATCGGCCTGTCGCTAACCACTGCCGTGCCGGCGGCGCATGCGGAAGGCCGCATTCGCATTGCCGAGCAATTTGGCATCGTCTATTTGCTGCTCAACGTGGTACGCGATCAGCAACTGATCGAGCAGGAGGGCCGCAAGCTTGGCGTGGACGTCAAGGTCGACTGGGCGAAGCTCTCGGGCGGGGCCGCCATCAACGATGCTTTGCTCTCGGGTGCGATCGATATCGCCGGGGCGGGGGTCGGGCCGCTCATCACGGTCTGGGACCGGACGTATGGCCGCCAGAACGTGAAGGGCGTGGCGTCGCTGGGCAGCCTGCCGTACTACCTCATCAGCAACAATCCGAAGGTGCGCACGATTGCCGACTTCACTGAGAAGGACCGCATTGCGTTGCCCGCCGTGAGCGTCTCGGTTCAGTCGCGCGTGCTCCAATACGCGGCGGCCAAACAATGGGGCGACGGATCATTCGACCGGCTCGACAAGCTCACACAGACCATGGCGCATCCGGACGCTGCCGCCGCGATCATTGCGGGCGGCACCGAGATCACGGGCCATTTCGGCACGCCGCCGTTTCAGGAGCAGGAGTTGGCCGCCAACCCGAACGCCCACATCGTGCTCGATTCGTACGAGGTGCTCGGCGGCCCGAGTTCGGCCACGGTGCTCTACACGACCGAGAAATACCGCAACGACAACCCCAAGACGTATCGCGCCTTCGTGCTCGCGCTCGCCCGGGCGGCCGACTTCGTCAAGCACCAGCCGGAGGCCGCCGCCGATATCTACATCCGGGTGAATCAGGCGAAGACAGACAAGAAGCTGCTGGTGAGCATCATCAAAGACCCGAAGGTCGACTTTTCGATTACGCCGCAAAACACGCTCGGACTGGCGCAGTTCATGCAGCGCGTGGGTGCCGTGCGCCACAAACCGGTGTCGTGGCGCGACTACTTCTTCGCAGAACCCGCGCTGGGGCAGGGGAGCTGA
- a CDS encoding Crp/Fnr family transcriptional regulator, producing MEAPAPDVLDTAPSIDAHTAPAYANPGQRIALQAASHLPLQSSGRDLTAQQRDIVWAAFRNNAGLRNWPDDVLEALVGAGHLRTYPDGTLIYGAGEACPDIHVILSGVLEWEWSSPEGGRAVEDFIPPGEVANFIAVLTGETSVHNQRARGLTRLFHIPAHALNAQLTHHPTLTATLLRLIAGRARGLHDRLGRHSLTPFRARLAYQLLALAKRYGVPETAETSETHGAAGGIALSLRLSQEDLAALLMASRQYLNREFRWFLDRHIVRIRYGRITLLDLAQLRAISEGVDEGHSGSDDA from the coding sequence ATGGAAGCACCCGCACCCGACGTACTTGATACCGCCCCTTCGATCGACGCTCACACCGCACCGGCCTACGCCAATCCGGGGCAACGGATCGCCCTTCAGGCGGCAAGCCATTTGCCGTTGCAGTCGAGCGGCCGCGACCTGACGGCGCAGCAGCGTGACATCGTCTGGGCCGCGTTTCGCAACAACGCCGGCTTGCGCAACTGGCCCGACGACGTGCTCGAAGCGCTTGTCGGTGCAGGTCATCTGCGGACCTATCCCGACGGCACGCTCATCTACGGCGCGGGCGAGGCCTGCCCGGACATCCACGTCATCCTCTCGGGCGTGCTCGAATGGGAGTGGTCGAGCCCCGAGGGCGGACGTGCCGTCGAAGACTTCATCCCGCCGGGCGAAGTCGCCAACTTCATTGCGGTATTGACCGGCGAAACCTCCGTACACAATCAGCGCGCGCGGGGTCTTACGCGGCTGTTTCATATCCCTGCCCATGCGCTCAATGCGCAGTTGACGCACCACCCGACGCTCACGGCGACGTTGTTGCGCCTGATTGCTGGCCGTGCGCGCGGGCTGCACGACCGTCTGGGGCGCCATAGCCTGACCCCGTTCCGAGCGCGCCTCGCTTATCAGTTGCTCGCGCTGGCCAAGCGTTACGGCGTGCCTGAAACCGCTGAAACCTCTGAAACCCACGGCGCGGCTGGCGGTATCGCGCTTAGCCTGCGGTTGTCGCAGGAAGACCTCGCGGCGCTGCTGATGGCCTCGCGCCAGTACCTCAATCGCGAATTCCGCTGGTTTCTGGACCGGCACATCGTGCGTATTCGGTACGGGCGCATCACGCTGCTTGATCTGGCGCAACTGCGCGCCATCAGTGAAGGCGTCGATGAGGGTCATTCTGGGAGTGACGATGCGTAA